The sequence aatggaagaaacacaaaacaactgtcaatctccctcggcctggggctccatgcaagatctcacctcgtggtgttgcaatgatcatgagaacggtgaggaatcagcccagaactacacgggaggatcttgccaatgatctcaaggcagctgggaccatagtcaccaagaaaacaattggtaacacactacgccgtgaaggactgaaatcctgcagcgcccgcaaggtcccccccGCTCAAGAAAGTACatgtacatgcccgtctgaagtttgccaatcaacatctgaatgattcagaggacaactgggtgaaagtgttgtggtcagatgagaccaaaatgaagctctttggcatcaactcaactcgccgtgtttggaggaggaggaatgctgcctatgaccccaagaacaccatccccaccgttaaacatggaggtggaaacattatgctttgggggtgtttttctgctaaggggacaggacaacttcaccgcatcaaagggacgatggacagggccatgtaccatcaaatcttgggtgagaacctccttccctcagccagagcattgaaaatgggttgtggatgggtattccagcatgacaatgacccaaaacacacggccaaggcaacaaaggagtggctcaagaagaagcacattaaggtcctggagtggcctagccagtctccagaccttaatcccatagaaaatctgtggagggagctgaaggttcgagttgccaaacgtcagcctcgaaacgttaatgacttggagaagatctgcaaagaggagtgggacaaaatccctcctgagatgtgtgcaaacctggtggccaactacaagaaacgtctgacctctgtgattgccaacaagggttttgccaccaagcgctaagtcatgttttgcagaggggtcaaatacttatttccctcattaaaatgctaatcaatttataacatttttgacatgcgtttttctagatttttttgttgttattctgtctctcactgttcaaataaacccacaattaaaattatagactgataatttctttgtcaatgggcaaacgtacaaaatcagcaggggatcaaatacttttttccctcactgtagatgttTGGTACAAGATAGTAGAAGGTATATTTTTTTGTGAATGATATGATTCTCTCCTACAATCGGAGTCCCTTtaatctttttttgtttgttttgaagtTCATATCTGATGGCAGCAGCTAAGCGCTATTGCTTTCTGCGTGTCTGGTACTGAGTGTCCTGTACATTTCTTTTCCCGGAAATTTAAGAAGTATCAGAAAAACTATTCTGTAATTGAAAAGGAGGCTTTAGGTCTCATTAGGGCTCATTTAAGATGTTTTGAAGCGGAAGACAAGTTGGAAATACAGTATATCTTGACAGAGCCAATATTCCACCAGTCAAATGATACCATCATCATTTAATATTTTATGAAGGCAATAGAATTCTCAGCATTATTTTGTACTCGCATAGGGAGGTTTCAACTGATTCCGAGAATATACAGTAGTAATATGCTAGGAATGCATAGACAGGAATTATATCTACTCCATTAACATAATAGTAGGTATATGAAGTACTGACTGAATACGATGACTGCGTATGGTAATAATGATAAAAAGTCATGATGACTAAAGCATTTCAGCCTGGACTATAGACTGCAAACCTGTATCTAAGGGTCACATGAGTACACAGAGCCCAAAGCAGTCAATGTGACTGGGCTGCTAAGTGAtaatcctgtgtggctcagttggtagagcatggtgtttgcaacgccagggttgtgggttcgattcccacgggggaccagtatgaaaaagaaaatgtatgaaaatgtatgcactcactggaTAAGAGTGCAtaagctctggataagagcgtctgctaaatgactaaaaaatgtaaatgtaaataatcaCAGTTGTGTGAGTTTGCTGAGCTGGGTGACAAAGGCACTTAGCTTTATGGCACCAATATTTATATTTGGTTTACCTTCCCAAAGCTAAATGGCATGTCCTAACATGGCGAGAGATATCATTACATGGATTACTGGACCCCAGTCAAATCACATCTAAAGAATGATATCTGATGAATCACTTAAATGTGACCTGTTCTCTACATGTGTACTACTATATCTGATTAATGGTAGACATTCATTTTGTTGCCAGATCCTATAGGGTCAATCAATTGAGACATGTAGTCTACATTTGGTTGTTCGGTCAGTCTGTTATGTatccacagagtttctaaacccagaggtgcAATATCGCTAGGCTTTCTGGGAATGCTTGCGAagcagaccaaacagaccaggccggggttttgagtttgagaagtcaatgagagaagtgacattcttccttagttgttcattttctcgaaatctaaaggcacaacctagatttgagccaatgtcttaagtagtttaaacatgttattactccaacctcgtggtAGTGACAAattgacacgttttcattttttGTCAAAAAtaactttatatcgaaggagtgcctttgatttgacggcctgcacatgtgCAGTTTGGCTTCGGGGCGACAGTTACACTCAATGGCGTGCTTCTACAGTTTTAGCCTATCTTGATGGTGTACTGTCGTTGGTGTAGCTGTAACTGTATtctaaacaaaacaactacaCCATCTAGTGGTAATAGTGCCCATTACAACTTTATTCACCAGGAAGTCTATGAGGGTAGTTGATGGCTAACTTCTTGGCTGAAAATCcaattagattttttatttagACAGCTTGAGCTTTGAGGAGTCGGGCCTACCTGATTGGAGGTTCTTCTCCATGCACAATATCTTATATTGTAGCCTTGTACGGGGATGGGGCTCTTAAAGGCGATCATCTCCCGATGTGGAGCTGTGGTATGGAAAAAAAAGCATGAAAGGATAATGAAGTATCTGGACTCATCAACCTTCCATTAACCTCAGTCCACTTTTCCCCCAGATTAGTCTGCCAGCCAACCTATTAACTTTCAAAGATGCATTcgactcatctctctctctctctctctctctctctctctctctctctctctctctctctctctctctctctctctctctctctctctctctcttactcattctctctctcaggtggtaCGGGAGGAGAAAAGGACCGCGCTGCTATCAGTCATGAGGCCTTTCTGCTCTTGGCCAACTCCCAGAGTGACATGGATGACTGGGTCAAGGCCATACGACGGGTCATCTGGGCACCCTTTGGAGGAGGTGAACTAGGCTGGCATTCAAAGTGATTTTGCTATGTTTCACTGTTGTTTCGCAGTGTTCAGTCTGGTTTTACCAGGCTAGAAGGAAAACCGCTTCACCCAGTTATATTTCTAGATGCAATTATTTACAAAACTGATCTAATGCTCAGTGAAAGCATATTCCGGTCAAGGCTCACATTATTCTCTTTATGTCACTCAAACGTTTTTTACATGTGCTGTAAGGGGTCAGCAGGTTTGACAGACAGAAAATCATTGCATGGCGTACAGTATGTTCAGAACAGACTAACGGGTCCTTTCAAAGCTTTAAGTTTTTATTTCCTGACTAGTGTGTCATTACACTCTGTTCAGTTTCGAACATTGCACTGAAAGGCTAgtctactgtaggctactgtacttgACGTGTATGcagaagtttcaagttttaatgtcccatgcacaagtacagtgaaatgtcttcctggcaagctctaaacccaacaatgcagtaatcaataacaatgtaatactacaaatagcataaggtagaacaaaaacacacaatgaaTAAAAATAAGGAAATATGAAGAGCATGAGAAAGTAAATAAgcgtactatatacagggttggtttcagtaccatatttacaatgtgcagggatactggagtgatagaggggTATGTAAAGGGGTAAGGCGACTAGGTATCAGAATATATGATAAGCAgcgtagcagcagcgtatatgatgattgagtgggtgtgtgtagagtcagtataaatgtacatgcatattatgtgtgtgtgagcaaattatggagtgagtgtttgtgtgtgtgttggagggtcAGTGTAcgtgagtgtgtagggtcctgtgagtgtgcatagagacagtgcaacaTTTctcattaaataaaacacaacggTCTActcagatagtccgtgtagccattttgttagctatttagtcagctatttagttagctattttgttagctatttagtcagctatttagttagctattttgttagctattttgttagctatttagcagtcctatggcttggggatagaagctgttcaggatcctgttggtgtcagactttatccactggtaccgcttgtcatgcagaagcagagagaacagtctatggcttgcgAGTCTTAAATGATTTGACGTGCCTTCCTTTCATatcgcctgatatagaggtcctggatggcaaggagctcagccccagtggtATACTGTGCTGTCCACACCCTTTCTGTAGCGCCATGCAATCGAGggtggtgctattgccataccaagcagtgatgcagccagtcaagatactctcaatggtacagctgtagaaccttttgaggatttgagggcccatgccaaatctttttcgacctcctgaggggaagaggcgttgttgcgCCTTCTCCTCgactgtgcgcgtgtgtgtgtaccattTTATTAAGTATCGACGCATAGCGAATCAAAGGAGTTGGAGGTTCATTTCAAAAACTCTAGTCTGCGCTCAACTTCGTGGAGGAATTGAGGTACTTGGCATGGGCCAATACGGAAAATGTCCATAGGTCCAATGTCCAATGTCCATACGTAATCTTGCTGTTATCAGCAGATTCTTGTATATCCTCCCAATGTAGGCCCTCTTGACATTAATTAGATATGGGCTAAAGAAGTTCTCTTCATCATTGCATGCTCCTTCCAAAATGTAATGTATGAAGCCACAAGTAGCCTACTGaccacacaggaggttggtggcaccttgattggggaggacgggctcgtggtaaagGCTGGAGCGGAATCCGTGGAAAGGtataaatacatcaaacacatggttggatgccattccattctctcagccgttccagacattattatgagctgtccttccCTAAGCAGCCTTCACTGACTGACTACAATAGTGTGCCTCCCTTCCAGTTCCAGTGTCGGATGGGTTTAAAGTTACGGCTACACTCTAAAAACAAAAGGTTCCTGGAGATTCCTTtgggggttcttcaaattgaaactgtgggggaccCCTATACGTTTTTCAAAGAACTCCTTTTAATGGATCCTCAAAGAACCTTTGGGGTTACTTTTTGAGctacccccgccccccccccccccatcatgttattattattattatgaataatTGTAATAcacatacaaaaaaaatattttagttctcagtgtttattatgattttagtggcaaagcagaattaAAAAATccaaatatgaggtaaactcccagcagaaccccaagtccaatgggtatatgctctggcgtgttgatgttcTGCGTATCCACAGCCAGAATAATTTTGCAGTGCGGCTTGGGGCTGCAGTGTGGCTGCAGTGGATCGGGTtgaagcttcaagttcctcggtgtccaaatcactaaggacatAACTTCTTCGAGATTGGTGTCCCTTCCACAGGACTGTTGAGCtaaagtaggctaatgcgattagcatgaggttgtaaataaaaagaaaatttaccaggacatagacatatctgatactggcagaaagcttaaattatttttaatctaactgcactgtccaatttacagtagctattacagtgaaataataccatgctattgtttgaggagagtacacagttttgaacatgaaaagttattaataaacaaattaggcatatttgggcagtcttgatacaacattttgaacgtTGAAAGGTTGAATGTTGAAAACATTTCCCAAATCTTAACATTAGTCAAATTAACCCCAGAATTGGTTTATAAACTCAATAAATTAAGTAATGACTTTAAGAAGGATTACCTGCTGAAATCAAAGATACAACACTAGACTAAACTTCACTTGCATCATCTTTGTGGTTTTGAGAGATAAACATGGTAATACTTTCACTTATTGCACATAAAGGAACATAGTTCCCACATGATAGAGTGCttgctttgttatccaactgatctcctttctgtcatcctgtgaaccccaTTCATTGCTGCTCACAGCTATATTTTGAtttgcattttgtgtttacttgttCATCCAACTACTGAATGTTGACATGCTGCATATTGGTATTCCTGAACATTCCATTGGTTTGGCATTTTATTATGGTAATGAATGACAACCATTATTTAATACTGAAATACAGTATGCAATACGTTTTTCTTGCCTGCAGGGATATTTGGCCAGAGTTTAGAGGACACAGTCCAGTATGAAAAGAAGTTTGGCCATCGCCTGGCACCTCTTCTGGTGGAGCAGTGTGTGGACTTCATAAGGGAACGAGGTCTGGATGAGGAGGGTCTCTTTCGGATGCCAGGGCAGGCTAACCTGGTAAAGGATCTACAGGAAGCCTTTGACTGTGGGGATAAGCCTCTATTTGACAGGTAGATGAAAGGTCATCTACATTCCCTGTTATTGAATACAAAATAAATGCTGATTTGTTCAGCTGGAAGTAgaagtggtggtagaggtagtggtggtCAATTATTGACGATAGCTGTGATAGTGTTTACACAGTACGCCTACATACTGTATAGCCTACCTTTAAATCCTTCCACTACAATACCGTAGGCCACTAGGCCTTTAGCATTTGGATATTGTGATTCACAGATAGTAGGCAACTTTAGATAACTCTTTCGTGCCCCATTGCAGTAACACTGACGTCCACACAGTGGCGTCCCTGCTGAAGCTCTACCTCCGTGAGCTGCCTGAGCCTGTGGTCCCTTTCTCCAAGTATGAGGACTTCCTTGCCTGTGCTCAGCTGCTGGCCAAAGACGCGGAGGTGGTAAGAAACACTTCTCTACACTAGTTCTTGTCATGTTAGTACTCACACTATGACTGAAGCCAAAGAGACAAACTGCTCTGTCATTGGATAAAAACCAGTGTTTAAGTACATTATGTCTGTGTGAAGAAACAAAAGCTGTTGTGATACTGTATGTCATAGGTTCTCATCTTATCTTCTTAGGGTGTACAGGAGCTGGGAAAGCAAGTGAGCAATCTTCCTCCAGCCAACTACAATCTCCTGAAGTACATATGCAAGTACGTCCACAAACATCCAACTTCTGTCTTTAGAAGATCACAATTATCTCATTTTATCACAGTCACATTTTCATATCTTTCTTATTCTGTCCCACCGTGCCGTGCCTTCTTTAAAGGTTTCTTGATGAGGTCCAGTCTCACGCAATCAAAAACAAGATGAGTGTACAGAACCTGGCCACTGTATTTGGACCAAATATCCTCCGGCCCAAAATGGAGGACCCAGTGGTAATTATGGAAGGTATGAACAAACTCTCATTCATTTTATATCATACTGATATTAATAGGCACTGTATTAATCATCTGAGACTTTCCTGATATTTTTTCATTCAAATGGCTGGGAAGTATGATGCAGAGAAGATACGGTACATTAGCTTATGGAAAGTAGAGTACCGAAACACTTTACTATTGCATGCTATCTATTCATGACTCATCCACTCTATGTCCAGTTCACAAAACATATACGAATCCAAAGTAGAACAGCATTGTACAGTATGGCTCCTTATACCTTTTTATTGTTTCCTGTAAAGGGACCTCCCTAGTCCAGAGCCTCATGACCGTACTGATCAGTGAGCATAAACGTCTGTATTCGGGGAGGGAGGAGCTGGAGGTCCCTGTTCCCCAGCCAGAGGTAACCCTCCAAGGCCAACAGCTCCAGCAGCACAGCATCGGTGGCTGGATTTCTGAGGAGGACCTTCAGAGCTGTCCCAACAACCCCAACGAGGACCTCAcctgcagcagcgcctcttctcTGGATGCTAAACTCTGCGCCGCCACCACCCCTCCACTCAGACTCGCTCCTTCAGGGAAGGGGGAGACGGTGGTCAGCCCCAGCAAGCAGACCAAGAATGTTCCCTCCTGGAAGTACTCCTTCAAGGGCTCCTCCACGCCGCGGCCCCCTCCTCAGGCCAAGCCGGCCGTTTGCGCGGCTGACGTCAGCGCGTCCTATAGTGGAAACTGGCTGATGAACGGGCTGTCCTCTCTGAGGAGCCACAGGCGCACCGCCTCCGGGGAGCGTGTCAGGGACTCCACCAGCTCTTCCCAGAGACTGTCCACCTATGACAACGTCACCTCTTCCTCCAGCATGGGCAGTGTCCCTAGCGTAGCCAGCACGCCTTGGTCCACATCCTCCTGTGAAATCGCCGCACCTGACTCAGGCAGCGAGCCCTCAGGGCCTAATTGTGGTAACGGGAAGGGTCCAGGGGAGTGCCAGTGGCAGGAGCTAGCCTCACCCCAGCGCCAGGGCCAGATGGGAGgccgggaggaggagagagttggAGATAGGGTCTCAGAGCAAGAACATGACAGTAGTGAAGCCATGGAGCTGTGTGTTAGCAGCGCAGGTTGCAGTGACAATGGGAACACCATAGCCAATATGTTGGTGCCGTCCATCTTGACGCCGGAAGACCTTGACGGAGGCTCCAAAGTACTTACCAGCTTGGTGGAGGGTCTGAAGGACGAGCTGAGGAAACAGAAGGTGGCCTATGAGACCATCATCAAAAAGTAAGTCTGCAGGCTGCAAATCAGTCAACAATCTTACTCAGGTTACTTGCAGGTATTGAGGAGTGCCGGCTCTACAGTTGTGTAAATCAACCTACGTATGTACCCCCTGCAGGCTGGAGGAGTCGAGTGCTGCTCTGTGCGCTCAGATGGAGCGTCTGGAGCAGGAGATGGagcaggagaggaagaagcagcaCATGCTGGAGATCAAGCTCCGCAACTCAGACCGAGGCCGTCACGATGCAGAGAACAGGAACCGGCTCCTGGAGAGGGAAATGGAGGACTTCTTCTCCACTCTGGGCGACCTGACTCTGGGAGCAAGGACTAGCAACATTTAATAGCCCTGGTCATAGACTTCTATAGTCTCTTCCCACAGCCGAGTGCCATGAGTCTGGCAAGGGAGACTAAGAACTACATAGACTCAATTaataatactgtatgttgtcCAACGCAGGCAGCTGCATCTCTATCTTTCCTCAGGCCTCTAAGTGTGCCTATGACTACCATGAGTATCTATCTGGTGACAAAGCCTCGGTCCTTGGTTTACTCTGGTCAACTCTGTCAGTATACCTTTAATGTAAAACAAAGGGGTCAACTACTCTCATTATGACTGTACAATAATCACTGCTTTGTTAATCATATGCTGCCTACTACAGTACACAATGTGCAAATACAACAATACCAAATACTCTGCTTAAGGTCCAGTGTTGAAGCCGCCATGAAGGTTTGGGGCACATGAAGCTGACCACTGCCCTCAAAGAAAAAATTCAAAGGTATCCTGGCTGTGCCTTCAGGGACtttaagaatttaaaaaagaaaatgttGTGTGCTTGTCCAAATGGTTCATGTATTGCTTAACCTTAATTTATCACTACTATCCCCAGAGTCACTTGCAGTAAGGTGCCAATAGTTCATTGAATGAAAATGTTGaaacagaatgtactgtatacttCAGTGAATGTAACGTGTTGTTGATCAAGCCAGCCCTGTAAATGGAGTGTGAATGAACTATCAAAACATTGATATAGATTTGAACGCATAACAATTATATACATTCCCCCAGATCATTCTTATGTGAGTGTTGCATGTGGTGAAACTGTTGCTAGAATCCCCATTTTCAGCAAAtgattactgctactgctactgcataGACATGTCTGGGGGCCTGAACACGGAACCTGATCTGGTTCCTGAAGACCCCTATAATCGTGTTTAATATTGTGACAATGTGTATTAGTTTCAAGGCAATGTGactgtattttttttgtgtgttctttttGCATTTTATACAGAATCATATGACTAATGTTATCTGATGACCCCTTTCATATGCTGTTCCTATGCTTACGTTTACAAGGTGGTGTTTTGAAAGACTTGGACTGATTTAGACAAGTGTCTATTGTGGTCGCCCCTGTCAATTGACAGCAGTTGAAATGTTTATTTTCTCCTCAAACGTAAACTTAGGTTAAATATTTATAGTCTTTGATTAAGATTTGAAGGTGCTTATTTATTATGAATCTACACACTTGTAATGAATGGCATTATGGCAATATGAGTAAATAAAGATGACCGGTGTCATTTTGTGAGTGATGCTATATGGGTAAGCATGCTTGTGTTCAGTTCATCTTACACTTAGCACTTGGTGTGTACTCATTATACCACCAAATTATACAAAATCTCAAGATCATGTACAAAAACAACCGACAAATGCATGACTCAAATTGTGTTTCTTTTATTTGCAGtacatattttaatttttttttggggggggtatcaTCAGATCCCAATGCATTTATTCGAGTAGTGCACTGTTCATTGGCTGTGGTCCAAGATGCACAGAGCCAAGAATTCTTAACTACTTGCATGGCTGGCTTCACTAGCAAACATAACAAACCAGCACCATATATATGACTTTGTTTTTAGGCATTacttttttaacttttatttatctTTATTTGGCCCTACCGATCAAAATCTATTGGCCACGCATGATGTACTCccttctctctgctccctccgGCCACAGATTGGACTGGTATAGGACCGATTACGTAACATCATGACTAGATTAAAGTCATACAGAATCATCCTAATTCATAAAAAAAGGAAAACATGGATTGACAGTACCAAACATTTCTCTACCTTCAGAAACATACAAACTAATATGGGCTAGACCCATCACTTAGTTTACTCCTAGCACATTTTGCGGAAGGTATTGCACatgaactgtaaaaaaaaaaaaaaaaaaaaagattttttttttttaaaggaaatgtACATAAACAATTATCTTTACTTCTAAGTGAAGTATTCATAATGTACAAAACTAGAAGTTTCCTAACATTGACAGTACactttcaaataaataaataacggaATCTGTATTCACATGTCTTCAATAACTAATCATGTGGGCAACTAAGTATCCAAGAACTTATTGAAATTTAGTGAGGTAGTTCATCAAAGCTTACTTAAAATCATGATGATACTTTTTTTTTTCAAGAGATGTGATACAAAAATCAAAAGAAAGTCTACAAATTCCAAATGTATCCCCAATAATGCCGGGTTAACAAAATTAAGACCActtaaaaataacaaaataaaaaaaatatcttgTCTTGATTAATGGTGTTCTTGTGTTATAACACAGCTTCTATAATAGTGGATAGATCTCATTGGCTGATATTCTGCTTCCCCTTCCACAACACGTCAAGTTGCCAAATAATCCATTAGGTTACATTTTACATTCTGAAATGACTCTATTTAGGACAGGAATTATTCAACACCACCACATAACATCTACACTGCCACAGGCATAGTTACCATTCAGCGCAAATACATTTGGTTTAATATAAAACCGAGGAAATTAGGCCAGAGAAATCTTCCCTCCTAAAATCATCAAGCACATTCTCATTATGCAAAGTAAAGCCGCAAACCACACACGCCTACCACTGATtgttatattttttaaaaatTCTAATAATTAAAAAGTATTTTACTTTGATGAAAGACCTACCTAAAACTGCCCCTTTCTGAAACTATTTCAAACGTATATTATGTGCTCAAATATTCTAAAGCATACATCATCCGCTTGACAGAACGTAGTCTCCAACTTCAGGGTCATACCGATGCCGTAGAAAAATATACAATGCATTTTTTTGATAACGGCCTCAAAATGTGATTGACTTATTTGTGGAAACTACTATAGTCCTTATCAGAAACCATTaaataacctacagtatacacaCCGTGACGACTACTCCTCTTCCTAGATACTCAGGAATGAACGATTGACAAACTACAGGCACTTTTCCCTTTTAAAagcaaaataataaaaaagaaagATACACTGGAGGGACACTATTATTGCATACGGTTCAGAATCATTGATTAACTTGGATTTCGTGGTGGTTCAGTAATTATTTTGTGAAGTACTGTACTAAGCTTAGTGTGAAATAGATTTAGTGCACACATGCATACACCTTCTGCAAAGGGCCTAGCCAATACCTTCTCTGAGATCCAGCTTATTACACTCATCATTTTCCCAATTAGACATTTTCAATATACAGCACGTTGGCAACCATAAAAACAAAATCATTAAGGTATATTTATATTACATTAATAAAATTAGATCCGATTTTTTTGTATATAGTTTGTTTCTGCTTTTGCAGCCTGCAAAATCTCCATCCCTCCAAAGACAAATCAACATCACCACATACACAAGCCCTCTCTACGTC is a genomic window of Salmo trutta chromosome 10, fSalTru1.1, whole genome shotgun sequence containing:
- the LOC115201107 gene encoding rho GTPase-activating protein 22 isoform X1; this translates as MTAMLSPKIRQTKRARSKSMVMGDVSRGPCRPSSPSLQEGALKAGWLKKQRSIMKNWQLKWFVLRSDQLYFYKDEEETKPQGCIPLQGCQVNELTANPEEPGRHLFEIVPGGTGGEKDRAAISHEAFLLLANSQSDMDDWVKAIRRVIWAPFGGGIFGQSLEDTVQYEKKFGHRLAPLLVEQCVDFIRERGLDEEGLFRMPGQANLVKDLQEAFDCGDKPLFDSNTDVHTVASLLKLYLRELPEPVVPFSKYEDFLACAQLLAKDAEVGVQELGKQVSNLPPANYNLLKYICKFLDEVQSHAIKNKMSVQNLATVFGPNILRPKMEDPVVIMEGTSLVQSLMTVLISEHKRLYSGREELEVPVPQPEVTLQGQQLQQHSIGGWISEEDLQSCPNNPNEDLTCSSASSLDAKLCAATTPPLRLAPSGKGETVVSPSKQTKNVPSWKYSFKGSSTPRPPPQAKPAVCAADVSASYSGNWLMNGLSSLRSHRRTASGERVRDSTSSSQRLSTYDNVTSSSSMGSVPSVASTPWSTSSCEIAAPDSGSEPSGPNCGNGKGPGECQWQELASPQRQGQMGGREEERVGDRVSEQEHDSSEAMELCVSSAGCSDNGNTIANMLVPSILTPEDLDGGSKVLTSLVEGLKDELRKQKVAYETIIKKLEESSAALCAQMERLEQEMEQERKKQHMLEIKLRNSDRGRHDAENRNRLLEREMEDFFSTLGDLTLGARTSNI
- the LOC115201107 gene encoding rho GTPase-activating protein 22 isoform X2, whose product is MGMWLACCKPTRLKQEHLQGGTGGEKDRAAISHEAFLLLANSQSDMDDWVKAIRRVIWAPFGGGIFGQSLEDTVQYEKKFGHRLAPLLVEQCVDFIRERGLDEEGLFRMPGQANLVKDLQEAFDCGDKPLFDSNTDVHTVASLLKLYLRELPEPVVPFSKYEDFLACAQLLAKDAEVGVQELGKQVSNLPPANYNLLKYICKFLDEVQSHAIKNKMSVQNLATVFGPNILRPKMEDPVVIMEGTSLVQSLMTVLISEHKRLYSGREELEVPVPQPEVTLQGQQLQQHSIGGWISEEDLQSCPNNPNEDLTCSSASSLDAKLCAATTPPLRLAPSGKGETVVSPSKQTKNVPSWKYSFKGSSTPRPPPQAKPAVCAADVSASYSGNWLMNGLSSLRSHRRTASGERVRDSTSSSQRLSTYDNVTSSSSMGSVPSVASTPWSTSSCEIAAPDSGSEPSGPNCGNGKGPGECQWQELASPQRQGQMGGREEERVGDRVSEQEHDSSEAMELCVSSAGCSDNGNTIANMLVPSILTPEDLDGGSKVLTSLVEGLKDELRKQKVAYETIIKKLEESSAALCAQMERLEQEMEQERKKQHMLEIKLRNSDRGRHDAENRNRLLEREMEDFFSTLGDLTLGARTSNI